A part of Kitasatospora acidiphila genomic DNA contains:
- a CDS encoding acylphosphatase — translation MHEHVRATAWVRGRVQEVGFRWWTRARALEIGGLTGYTSNLSDGRVQVVAQGTRADCERLLELLRGPGTPGRVTGVTEIWGELRPGYDGFAIR, via the coding sequence ATGCACGAGCACGTCCGAGCCACCGCCTGGGTGCGCGGCAGGGTCCAGGAGGTCGGCTTCCGCTGGTGGACCAGGGCCCGCGCGCTGGAGATCGGCGGCCTCACCGGCTACACCTCCAACCTCTCGGACGGGCGGGTCCAGGTGGTCGCCCAAGGCACCCGGGCGGACTGCGAGCGGCTGCTGGAGCTGCTGCGCGGCCCCGGTACCCCCGGACGGGTCACCGGGGTGACCGAGATCTGGGGCGAGCTGCGGCCCGGCTACGACGGCTTCGCGATCCGCTGA
- the mutM gene encoding bifunctional DNA-formamidopyrimidine glycosylase/DNA-(apurinic or apyrimidinic site) lyase yields the protein MPELPEVEVVRRGLDSWVCGRTVAEVEICHPRAVRRQTGGGPEFAARLTGRTLGPAQRRGKYLWLPVDEAGGDCHSALLGHLGMSGQLLVQDPAVPDETHLRVRLRFTDGGRELRFVDQRTFGHLAVDETDAQGLPAALAHIARDPLDPLFDDAAFFTALRAKRSTVKRALLDQSLISGVGNIYADEALWRSKLHYDRPTETLTRPLAATLLANARDVMAAALAVGGTSFDSLYVNVNGESGYFSRSLDAYGREGEPCYRCGTPIRRAAWMNRSSYFCPRCQRLPRQRTS from the coding sequence ATGCCCGAACTCCCCGAGGTCGAGGTGGTCCGGCGCGGCCTGGACAGCTGGGTCTGTGGCCGCACCGTGGCCGAGGTCGAGATCTGCCACCCGCGCGCGGTGCGCCGGCAGACCGGCGGCGGTCCGGAGTTCGCCGCCCGGCTGACCGGCCGCACCCTGGGCCCGGCCCAGCGGCGCGGCAAGTACCTGTGGCTGCCGGTCGACGAAGCCGGAGGGGATTGTCACAGCGCGCTGCTCGGGCACCTCGGGATGAGCGGCCAGCTGCTGGTGCAGGACCCGGCCGTCCCCGACGAGACCCATCTGCGGGTCCGGCTGCGGTTCACCGACGGCGGCCGTGAGCTGCGCTTCGTGGACCAGCGCACCTTCGGGCACCTGGCCGTCGACGAGACCGACGCGCAGGGCCTGCCCGCCGCGCTCGCGCACATCGCCCGCGACCCGCTGGACCCGCTCTTCGACGACGCCGCGTTCTTCACCGCCCTGCGCGCCAAGCGCAGCACCGTGAAGCGGGCGCTGCTCGACCAGTCGCTGATCAGCGGCGTCGGCAACATCTACGCCGACGAGGCGCTGTGGCGCTCCAAGCTGCACTACGACCGCCCCACCGAGACCCTGACCCGTCCGCTGGCGGCCACCCTGCTGGCCAACGCCCGGGACGTGATGGCGGCCGCGCTGGCCGTCGGCGGCACCAGCTTCGACAGCCTCTATGTCAACGTCAACGGCGAGAGCGGCTACTTCTCCCGCTCGCTGGACGCCTACGGGCGCGAGGGCGAGCCCTGCTACCGCTGCGGCACCCCGATCCGCCGGGCGGCCTGGATGAACCGCTCCAGCTACTTCTGCCCGCGCTGCCAGCGCCTGCCGCGCCAGCGCACCTCCTGA
- the rnc gene encoding ribonuclease III, which produces MSDAHSSRKSSPGNGAKGSGPASTAYDVLEGRLGYTLERALLVRALTHRSFAYENGGLPTNERLEFLGDSVLGLVVTDTLYRIHPDVPEGTLAKLRAAVVNSRALAEVGRGLDLGAFIRLGKGEEGTGGRDKSSILADTVEAIIGAVYLDQGLDAATEFVHRLFDPLIAESSQLGAGLDWKTSLQELTAQVGIGVPEYVVEESGPDHEKTFNAAARVAGEAFGSGTGRSKKEAEQKAAESAWRAIKAKYGDPSTPAA; this is translated from the coding sequence ATGTCGGACGCTCACTCCTCCCGCAAGTCGTCTCCCGGCAACGGGGCTAAGGGCAGCGGGCCGGCTTCGACGGCATACGACGTCCTGGAAGGGCGCCTCGGGTACACACTTGAGCGCGCCCTTCTGGTACGTGCCCTGACACACCGCTCGTTCGCCTACGAGAACGGCGGTCTGCCCACCAATGAGCGCCTGGAGTTCCTGGGCGACTCGGTACTGGGCCTGGTGGTGACCGACACCCTCTACCGCATCCACCCGGATGTCCCGGAGGGCACACTCGCCAAGTTGCGCGCCGCAGTGGTCAATTCGCGCGCGCTGGCCGAGGTCGGCCGAGGCCTGGACCTCGGCGCGTTCATCCGGCTCGGCAAGGGCGAGGAGGGCACCGGCGGACGTGACAAGTCCTCGATCCTCGCGGACACCGTCGAAGCGATCATCGGCGCCGTCTACCTGGACCAGGGTCTGGACGCCGCCACCGAGTTCGTGCACCGGCTGTTCGACCCGCTGATCGCGGAGTCCTCGCAGCTGGGCGCCGGCCTGGACTGGAAGACCAGCCTGCAGGAGCTGACCGCCCAGGTGGGCATCGGCGTGCCGGAGTACGTGGTCGAGGAGTCCGGTCCGGACCACGAGAAGACCTTCAACGCCGCGGCCCGAGTGGCCGGCGAGGCCTTCGGCAGCGGCACCGGCCGCTCCAAGAAGGAGGCCGAGCAGAAGGCCGCGGAGAGCGCCTGGCGGGCCATCAAGGCCAAGTACGGCGACCCGTCCACCCCCGCCGCCTGA
- the rpmF gene encoding 50S ribosomal protein L32, protein MAVPKRKMSRSNTRHRRSNWKAAVPALVACDRCHEPKLAHIACPSCGTYNRRQVLSV, encoded by the coding sequence GTGGCTGTTCCGAAGCGGAAGATGTCGCGCAGCAACACGCGCCACCGCCGTAGCAACTGGAAGGCTGCCGTCCCCGCGCTCGTCGCGTGCGACCGCTGCCACGAGCCGAAGCTTGCGCACATCGCGTGCCCGAGCTGCGGCACGTACAACCGTCGCCAGGTCCTCTCGGTCTGA
- a CDS encoding YceD family protein, producing MNRLDHRDPLVFDTHELGRRPGSMRQVSRTLPAPEGFGIEDVIGVPVGSEIALDLRLESVVEGVLVTGTAEADVTGECVRCLEPVEDELDVEFQELYYYPETDERGRAASKDDESDEDEDETYRLEGDFFDLQPVLRDAVVLALPLQPVCREDCLGLCSVCGALLNEDPDHHHDAVDPRWAALQGLSAGHGDEGDENSDTREGLAENQEK from the coding sequence GTGAACCGCCTCGACCATCGCGACCCGCTCGTGTTCGACACGCATGAGCTCGGCCGTCGCCCCGGCTCGATGCGCCAGGTGTCCCGCACCCTTCCGGCGCCCGAGGGCTTCGGCATCGAGGACGTGATCGGCGTTCCGGTCGGCAGCGAGATCGCGCTGGACCTGCGGCTGGAGTCGGTGGTCGAGGGAGTGCTCGTCACGGGCACCGCCGAGGCCGATGTGACGGGCGAGTGCGTGCGCTGCCTGGAGCCGGTCGAGGACGAACTCGACGTCGAGTTCCAGGAGCTGTACTACTACCCGGAGACCGACGAGCGCGGCCGGGCGGCCTCCAAGGACGACGAGTCCGACGAGGACGAGGATGAGACTTACCGGTTGGAGGGCGATTTCTTCGACCTGCAACCGGTGCTGCGTGACGCGGTGGTGCTCGCACTGCCGCTGCAGCCGGTGTGCCGGGAAGACTGCCTGGGCCTGTGCTCCGTTTGCGGGGCGCTGCTCAACGAGGACCCGGACCACCACCACGATGCCGTCGACCCCCGGTGGGCGGCTCTGCAGGGACTCTCCGCCGGCCACGGCGACGAGGGTGACGAGAACAGCGACACCCGTGAGGGTCTCGCCGAGAACCAGGAGAAGTAG
- the coaD gene encoding pantetheine-phosphate adenylyltransferase produces the protein MRRAVCPGSFDPITNGHLDIIERASKLYDEVYVAVLINPNKRGLFSVEERIEMIEETCAAYGNVKAESHQGLLVDFCLERDIPAIVRGLRAVSDFDFELQMAQMNRGLTGVDTLFMPTSPTYSFLSSTLVKEVAGYGRDVSHLIPPTVHRRLVDRIAERAAAQ, from the coding sequence ATGCGCCGCGCCGTCTGTCCGGGGTCCTTCGACCCGATCACCAACGGGCACCTCGACATCATCGAACGGGCCTCCAAGCTCTACGACGAGGTGTACGTCGCGGTGCTGATCAACCCGAACAAGCGGGGGCTGTTCAGCGTCGAGGAGCGGATCGAGATGATCGAGGAGACCTGCGCGGCGTACGGCAACGTCAAGGCCGAGTCGCACCAGGGCCTGCTGGTGGACTTCTGCCTGGAGCGCGACATCCCCGCCATCGTCAGGGGCCTGCGCGCGGTCAGCGACTTCGACTTCGAGCTGCAGATGGCGCAGATGAACCGCGGCCTGACCGGCGTGGACACCCTGTTCATGCCCACCTCGCCGACCTACAGCTTCCTCTCGTCGACCCTGGTCAAGGAGGTCGCCGGCTACGGGCGGGACGTCTCGCACCTGATCCCCCCCACGGTGCACCGCCGCCTGGTGGACCGCATCGCCGAGCGGGCCGCCGCGCAGTGA
- the rsmD gene encoding 16S rRNA (guanine(966)-N(2))-methyltransferase RsmD: MPPGRLPVLVAVRLAGPARRNPAGVTRRPGRRSPRIAWSYPRPIARRMGMTRVIAGAAGGRRLAVPPGRGTRPTSDKAREAMFSTLESLRGTLTGARLLDLYAGSGAVGLEALSRGAAQVLLVEADAAAARVVRANVKTVGLPGAEVRAERAERVVAGPAPQTPFDLVFLDPPYAVTDAEVREMLITLRAGGWITDDALVTVERSTRGGEFAWPGGFDALRSRRYGEGTLWYGQAV, encoded by the coding sequence CTGCCCCCCGGACGGCTGCCTGTCCTGGTCGCGGTACGCCTCGCCGGCCCTGCTCGGCGCAACCCCGCAGGAGTAACCCGTCGCCCGGGCCGCCGGTCGCCCCGTATAGCGTGGTCGTACCCGAGACCGATCGCACGAAGGATGGGTATGACCCGCGTCATCGCCGGGGCGGCCGGCGGCCGCCGGCTGGCCGTCCCGCCCGGCCGGGGCACCCGGCCGACTTCCGACAAGGCCCGTGAGGCGATGTTCTCCACCCTGGAGTCGCTGCGCGGCACCCTGACCGGGGCCCGGCTGCTCGACCTGTACGCCGGCTCCGGCGCGGTCGGCCTGGAGGCGCTCTCCCGGGGCGCCGCGCAGGTGCTGCTGGTGGAGGCGGACGCGGCGGCGGCCCGGGTGGTCCGGGCCAATGTGAAGACGGTCGGCCTGCCCGGCGCCGAGGTGCGGGCCGAGCGGGCCGAGCGGGTGGTGGCCGGCCCGGCGCCGCAGACCCCGTTCGACCTGGTCTTCCTGGACCCGCCGTACGCGGTGACCGACGCCGAGGTGCGCGAGATGCTGATCACACTACGGGCTGGGGGCTGGATCACGGACGACGCACTCGTCACCGTGGAACGCAGCACCCGGGGCGGCGAGTTCGCCTGGCCCGGGGGATTCGACGCGCTCCGCTCCCGCCGCTACGGCGAGGGCACGCTCTGGTACGGACAGGCCGTCTGA
- the recG gene encoding ATP-dependent DNA helicase RecG, which translates to MAALDEPLTKLVGDRTAKVLADSLKLRTVGDLLHHYPRRYAERGELTSLDDLQVDEHVTVLARIEKVTLIPFRGRKGDRLEVIVTDGRSKLTLVFFNQGWRQKELRPGAQGLFAGKVGLFNRTRQLASPDYQLLDEEADSSTAKQFAGRLIPVYPASAQLPSWKLAKAVELALDTRLDEVGEPLPAELRADRGLIGLPEALELIHRPRSRGELERAKDRLRWDEAFVLQIALAQRRAAAGALPAKPRPVRTGGLLEAFDAKLPFTLTAGQQAVGQEIFADLASEHPMHRLLQGEVGSGKTLVALRAMLAVVDAGGQAVLLAPTEVLAQQHHRSIVEMMGELAEAGMLGGAEIGTKVALLTGSMGMPARRRMLSDMACGNAGITIGTHALIEDKVQFQDLGLVVVDEQHRFGVEQRDALRAKGGQPPHLLVMTATPIPRTVAMTVFGDLETSVLDQLPAGRSPISSHVVPALEKPNFLARAWERVREEVAKGHQAYVVCPRIGDEEDDPKAAKKKRKAPEDLEELTGEDTGAGSDERRPPLSVVETAEMLAKGPLAGLRLEILHGRLAPELKDDVMRRFAAGQVDVLVATTVIEVGVNVPNSTAMVIMDADRFGVSQLHQLRGRVGRGSAPGLCLLVSEMPAGSAARARLDAVAGTLDGFELSRIDLEQRREGDVLGQAQSGVRSSLKVLSVLDDEEVIAAAREEAARLVAADPELTDHQDLRAELAGLLDEDRAAYLEKG; encoded by the coding sequence ATGGCCGCTCTCGACGAACCCCTGACCAAGCTGGTCGGCGACCGCACCGCGAAGGTGCTCGCCGACAGCCTCAAGCTGCGCACGGTCGGCGACCTGCTGCACCACTACCCGCGCCGGTACGCCGAGCGCGGCGAGCTGACCAGCCTGGACGACCTCCAGGTGGACGAGCACGTCACCGTGCTGGCCCGGATCGAGAAGGTGACGCTGATCCCGTTCCGCGGCCGCAAGGGCGACCGCCTCGAAGTGATCGTCACCGACGGGCGCAGCAAGCTCACCCTGGTCTTCTTCAACCAGGGCTGGCGGCAGAAGGAGCTGCGGCCGGGCGCCCAGGGCCTGTTCGCGGGCAAGGTCGGGCTGTTCAACCGGACCAGGCAGCTGGCCTCGCCGGACTACCAGCTCCTCGACGAGGAGGCCGATTCCAGCACCGCGAAGCAGTTCGCCGGCCGGCTGATCCCGGTCTACCCGGCCAGCGCCCAACTGCCCAGCTGGAAGCTGGCCAAGGCGGTCGAACTGGCCCTGGACACCCGGCTCGACGAGGTCGGCGAACCGCTGCCCGCCGAACTGCGCGCCGACCGCGGCCTGATCGGGCTGCCCGAGGCCCTGGAGCTGATCCACCGCCCGCGCAGCCGGGGCGAGTTGGAGCGGGCCAAGGACCGGCTGCGGTGGGACGAGGCCTTCGTGCTGCAGATCGCGCTGGCCCAGCGCCGGGCCGCCGCCGGGGCACTGCCGGCCAAGCCCCGCCCGGTGCGCACCGGCGGCCTGCTGGAGGCCTTCGACGCCAAGCTGCCGTTCACCCTGACCGCGGGCCAGCAGGCGGTCGGCCAGGAGATCTTCGCCGACCTGGCCTCCGAGCACCCGATGCACCGGCTGCTGCAGGGCGAGGTCGGTTCGGGGAAGACGCTGGTGGCGCTGCGCGCGATGCTCGCCGTGGTGGACGCCGGCGGGCAGGCGGTGCTGCTGGCGCCCACCGAGGTGCTGGCCCAGCAGCACCACCGCTCGATCGTGGAGATGATGGGGGAGTTGGCCGAGGCGGGGATGCTCGGCGGGGCGGAGATCGGCACCAAGGTGGCGCTGCTGACCGGATCGATGGGCATGCCGGCCCGCCGCAGGATGCTCTCCGACATGGCCTGCGGCAACGCCGGGATCACCATCGGCACCCATGCCCTGATCGAGGACAAGGTGCAGTTCCAGGACCTCGGCCTGGTGGTGGTGGACGAGCAGCACCGGTTCGGCGTGGAGCAGCGGGACGCGCTGCGCGCCAAGGGCGGCCAGCCGCCGCACCTGCTGGTGATGACCGCCACCCCGATCCCGCGCACGGTCGCGATGACGGTCTTCGGTGACCTGGAGACCTCGGTGCTGGACCAGCTGCCGGCCGGCCGTTCGCCGATCTCCAGCCATGTGGTGCCGGCCCTGGAGAAGCCCAACTTCCTCGCCCGGGCCTGGGAGCGGGTCCGCGAGGAGGTGGCCAAGGGCCACCAGGCCTATGTGGTCTGCCCGCGGATCGGCGACGAGGAGGACGACCCCAAGGCGGCGAAGAAGAAGCGCAAGGCCCCCGAGGACCTGGAGGAGTTGACGGGCGAGGACACCGGCGCGGGCAGTGACGAGCGGCGTCCGCCGCTCTCAGTGGTGGAGACCGCCGAGATGCTGGCCAAGGGCCCGCTGGCCGGGCTGCGGCTGGAGATCCTGCACGGCCGCCTCGCCCCGGAGCTGAAGGACGACGTGATGCGCCGGTTCGCGGCCGGCCAGGTCGACGTGCTGGTCGCCACCACGGTGATCGAGGTGGGCGTCAACGTGCCCAACTCCACCGCGATGGTGATCATGGACGCCGACCGGTTCGGGGTCTCCCAGCTGCACCAGCTGCGCGGCCGGGTGGGCCGGGGCAGCGCGCCGGGCCTGTGCCTGCTGGTCAGCGAGATGCCGGCCGGCTCCGCCGCGCGGGCCCGGCTGGACGCGGTGGCCGGCACCCTGGACGGGTTCGAGCTCTCCCGGATCGACCTGGAGCAGCGCCGCGAGGGCGATGTGCTGGGCCAGGCCCAGTCCGGCGTGCGCTCCTCGCTCAAGGTGCTCTCGGTGCTGGACGACGAGGAGGTGATCGCCGCGGCCCGTGAGGAGGCGGCCCGACTGGTCGCCGCCGACCCGGAGTTGACGGACCATCAGGATCTGCGCGCCGAGCTGGCCGGGCTGTTGGACGAGGACCGCGCGGCCTATCTGGAGAAGGGCTGA
- a CDS encoding DAK2 domain-containing protein: MLDTLDAPAVRTWCRLALSALGQAREEIDALNVYPVPDGDTGTNLYLTVESATAAVEHCFDGAAAPALGQAARAMADGALIGARGNSGVIMAQLLRGVAEVLAADGGGPQALRDALVRGAEAAYQAVSEPVEGTLLTVAGQAAQDAARTRGPLAEVAGAAHRSARDALLRTPEQLSVLARAGVVDAGGRGLVAVLGALADAVAGQQPMGPVALGEDLPPTHAPCGEPERLPGHPAFEVIYLLDAPDETLPRLRARLAGLGDSLVVGGGDGLWNVHVHVDDAGAAVEAGVEAGRPHRIRITHFAEAAARAGARGGAAAEPAAERAVLSVVTGAGLAELCRSAGAAVLPADPDAPPSSSELVEAVRRCAAREVILLLNDPELRAGAGAAADQLREEGLRIAVLPTRSPVQGLAALAVHEAGRRFDEDVVAMTSAAGATRYAELAIAEGQSWTMAGVCQAGDVLGLIDGDVAVIGTGIAETGAEVLSRMLAAGGELVTLVLGDGAPQGLADRLVAHARRQRPEVDVSVFEGGPECAPLLIGVE, translated from the coding sequence GTGCTGGACACGCTCGACGCCCCCGCCGTCCGCACCTGGTGCCGCCTCGCGCTCTCCGCCCTCGGCCAGGCCCGCGAGGAGATCGACGCGCTGAACGTGTACCCGGTACCGGACGGGGACACCGGGACCAACCTGTACCTGACCGTGGAGTCCGCCACCGCCGCCGTGGAGCACTGCTTCGACGGCGCCGCGGCCCCCGCGCTGGGCCAGGCGGCGCGGGCGATGGCCGACGGCGCGCTGATCGGCGCCCGGGGCAACTCCGGGGTGATCATGGCCCAGCTGCTGCGCGGGGTGGCCGAGGTGCTGGCGGCGGACGGCGGCGGCCCGCAGGCGCTGCGCGACGCCCTGGTCCGTGGCGCCGAGGCCGCCTACCAGGCGGTCTCCGAGCCGGTCGAGGGCACCCTGCTGACCGTCGCGGGCCAGGCCGCCCAGGACGCCGCCCGCACCCGGGGCCCGCTGGCCGAGGTGGCCGGCGCCGCCCACCGCAGCGCCCGCGACGCCCTGCTGCGCACCCCCGAGCAGCTCTCGGTGCTGGCCCGGGCCGGGGTGGTGGACGCCGGCGGCCGGGGCCTGGTGGCGGTGCTGGGCGCGCTGGCCGACGCGGTGGCCGGCCAGCAGCCGATGGGCCCGGTGGCGCTCGGCGAGGACCTGCCGCCCACTCATGCTCCCTGTGGCGAGCCCGAGCGGCTGCCCGGCCACCCCGCCTTCGAGGTGATCTACCTGCTGGACGCGCCGGACGAGACGCTGCCCCGGCTGCGGGCCCGGCTGGCCGGGCTCGGCGACTCGCTGGTGGTCGGCGGCGGCGACGGGCTGTGGAACGTGCACGTCCACGTGGACGACGCCGGCGCCGCGGTGGAGGCAGGCGTCGAGGCGGGCCGCCCGCACCGGATCCGGATCACCCACTTCGCCGAGGCCGCGGCCCGCGCCGGGGCCCGCGGCGGGGCGGCCGCCGAGCCCGCCGCCGAGCGCGCGGTGCTCAGCGTGGTGACCGGGGCCGGCCTGGCCGAGCTGTGCCGCTCGGCCGGCGCCGCGGTGCTGCCCGCCGACCCGGACGCCCCGCCGTCCAGCAGCGAGCTGGTCGAGGCGGTCCGCCGCTGCGCGGCCCGCGAGGTGATCCTGCTGCTCAACGACCCGGAGCTGCGGGCCGGCGCCGGCGCCGCCGCCGATCAGCTGCGCGAGGAGGGCCTGCGGATCGCGGTGCTGCCGACCCGCTCGCCGGTGCAGGGCCTGGCCGCGCTCGCGGTGCACGAGGCCGGCCGCCGGTTCGACGAGGACGTGGTGGCGATGACCTCCGCGGCCGGCGCCACCCGCTACGCCGAGCTGGCGATCGCCGAGGGGCAGTCCTGGACGATGGCCGGGGTCTGCCAGGCCGGCGACGTGCTCGGCCTGATCGACGGGGACGTGGCGGTGATCGGCACCGGGATCGCCGAGACCGGCGCCGAGGTGCTGAGCCGGATGCTGGCGGCCGGCGGCGAGCTGGTCACCCTGGTGCTCGGCGACGGCGCCCCGCAGGGGCTGGCCGACCGGCTGGTGGCGCACGCCCGGCGGCAGCGCCCGGAGGTCGACGTGTCGGTCTTCGAGGGCGGCCCGGAGTGCGCGCCGCTGCTCATCGGGGTCGAGTAG
- the rpmB gene encoding 50S ribosomal protein L28 has product MAANCDVCGKGPGFGNNISHSHRRTRRRWNPNIQTVRAVIGRTPKRLNVCTSCIKAGKVSR; this is encoded by the coding sequence GTGGCTGCCAACTGCGACGTCTGCGGCAAGGGGCCGGGCTTCGGCAACAACATCTCCCACTCGCACCGCCGTACCCGCCGTCGTTGGAACCCCAACATCCAGACGGTGCGCGCTGTGATCGGGCGTACGCCGAAGCGGCTCAACGTGTGCACCTCGTGCATCAAGGCCGGTAAGGTCTCGCGCTGA
- the thiD gene encoding bifunctional hydroxymethylpyrimidine kinase/phosphomethylpyrimidine kinase — MAVSAPPRVLTIAGSDSGGGAGIQADLKTMLALGVHGMSVLTAVTAQNSLGVQGYWELPAEAVRAQYRSVVDDIGVQAVKTGMLASVTLVETVAELLADCPAPVVVDPVGVSKHGDPLLAAEAVATVRDRLLPHATLATPNLHEVAQLTGITVLEEGEMRPAADALLAHGPRWVLVKGGHLPGEAADLLAGRDGEEYWFRSPRYDNRHTHGTGCTLASAIAAELAKGSPMPEAVAAAKEYVTGAIRGGFALGAGIGPVDHGWRTRH, encoded by the coding sequence ATGGCCGTTTCCGCACCCCCACGGGTCCTCACCATCGCCGGCTCCGACTCGGGCGGCGGCGCCGGCATCCAGGCCGACCTGAAGACCATGCTGGCCCTCGGCGTGCACGGGATGAGCGTGCTCACCGCCGTCACCGCGCAGAACTCGCTCGGCGTCCAGGGCTACTGGGAGCTGCCCGCCGAGGCGGTGCGGGCGCAGTACCGCAGTGTGGTGGACGACATCGGGGTGCAGGCCGTCAAGACCGGGATGCTGGCCTCGGTGACGCTGGTGGAGACGGTCGCCGAGCTGCTCGCCGACTGCCCCGCCCCGGTCGTGGTGGACCCGGTCGGCGTCTCCAAGCACGGCGATCCGCTGCTGGCCGCCGAGGCGGTGGCCACCGTCCGGGACCGGCTGCTGCCGCACGCCACCCTGGCCACCCCCAACCTGCACGAGGTGGCGCAGCTCACCGGCATCACGGTGCTGGAGGAGGGCGAGATGCGCCCGGCCGCCGACGCCCTGCTGGCGCACGGCCCGCGCTGGGTGCTGGTCAAGGGCGGGCACCTGCCGGGGGAGGCCGCCGACCTGCTGGCCGGCCGGGACGGCGAGGAGTACTGGTTCCGGTCGCCGCGGTACGACAACCGGCACACCCACGGCACCGGCTGCACGCTGGCCAGCGCGATCGCCGCCGAGCTCGCCAAGGGCAGCCCGATGCCGGAGGCGGTGGCGGCGGCCAAGGAGTACGTCACCGGTGCGATCCGCGGCGGCTTCGCGCTCGGCGCCGGGATCGGCCCGGTCGACCACGGGTGGCGGACCCGTCACTAG
- a CDS encoding 6-phosphofructokinase, with protein sequence MRIGVLTSGGDCPGLNAVIRSVVHRGLDVHGDEILGIEDGFRGLIEGRARVVGHDDVTGLLTLGGTILGSARVHREKIDWAVAHAHQLAADLGIDALIAIGGEGTLAAARKFSDAGLPVVGVPKTIDNDIDATDATFGFDTAVHVATEAIDRLKTTAESHQRVLVVELMGRHTGWIALTAGIAGGAHGILIPEKPFDIETVARMIEERFARGKKFAIVAVAEGAVPVPGTMLFDHGGVDQFGHRTFGGIGTRLADELEDLLGKEARPVILGHTQRGGTPTARDRVLATRFGWHAVEAVHQGLFGHFTALRNTEIKLVPVEEAITRLKTVPPELWAECESVL encoded by the coding sequence ATGCGTATCGGTGTCCTTACCAGCGGTGGTGACTGTCCCGGGCTGAACGCGGTGATCCGATCGGTGGTGCACCGGGGTCTCGATGTGCACGGTGACGAGATCCTGGGCATCGAGGACGGGTTCCGCGGCCTGATCGAGGGCCGCGCCCGGGTGGTCGGGCACGACGACGTCACCGGTCTGCTCACCCTGGGGGGCACCATCCTCGGTTCCGCCCGGGTGCACCGGGAGAAGATCGACTGGGCGGTGGCGCACGCCCATCAGCTGGCCGCCGACCTGGGCATCGACGCGCTGATCGCCATCGGCGGCGAGGGCACCCTGGCCGCCGCCCGGAAGTTCAGCGACGCCGGGCTGCCCGTGGTCGGGGTGCCCAAGACCATCGACAACGACATCGACGCCACCGACGCCACCTTCGGCTTCGACACCGCGGTGCACGTCGCCACCGAGGCGATCGACCGGCTGAAGACCACCGCCGAATCCCACCAGCGGGTGCTGGTGGTCGAGCTGATGGGCCGGCACACCGGCTGGATCGCGTTGACCGCCGGCATCGCCGGCGGCGCGCACGGCATCCTGATCCCGGAGAAGCCGTTCGACATCGAGACGGTGGCCCGGATGATCGAGGAGCGGTTCGCCCGCGGCAAGAAGTTCGCCATCGTCGCGGTGGCCGAGGGCGCCGTCCCGGTGCCCGGCACCATGCTCTTCGACCACGGCGGGGTCGACCAGTTCGGGCACCGCACCTTCGGCGGCATCGGCACCCGGCTGGCCGACGAGCTGGAGGACCTGCTCGGCAAGGAGGCCCGCCCGGTGATCCTCGGCCACACCCAGCGCGGCGGCACCCCCACGGCCCGGGACCGGGTGCTGGCCACCCGGTTCGGCTGGCACGCCGTGGAGGCCGTCCACCAGGGCCTGTTCGGCCACTTCACCGCGCTGCGCAACACCGAGATCAAGCTGGTGCCGGTGGAGGAGGCGATCACCCGGCTGAAGACCGTGCCGCCCGAGCTGTGGGCGGAGTGCGAGTCGGTGCTCTGA